A single genomic interval of Lathyrus oleraceus cultivar Zhongwan6 chromosome 7, CAAS_Psat_ZW6_1.0, whole genome shotgun sequence harbors:
- the LOC127102911 gene encoding uncharacterized protein LOC127102911 — protein sequence MLLRSFSAPILSSLLLSKFNEPYLELEHTLKLPRTISLLSLSQNKTKIDLKNFSSPKKTISIERKEVNEGKMVQTSMMGGGMKNNGGCKGGGRGSDGGNGRGWNLNEGNNHGRDKIDSYYQNMIETHPFDALLLGNYAKFLKEVRGDYIKAKEYLERAIMANPGDGHILSIYGDLIWQIEKNAARAQQYFDQAIQNDPNDCYVLASYANFLLDAENEEEKDYQIESDQSHHFQETKHFSHLTTASGL from the exons ATGTTACTTAGAAGCTTCTCTGCTCCAATTCTAAGTTCACTATTACTTTCTAAATTCAACGAACCTTATCTTGAGCTAGAACATACTCTTAAGCTTCCTAGAACAATATCACTTTTAAGTCTAAGCCAAAACAAGACTAAGATAGATCTTAAAAACTTTTCAAGTCCTAAGAAAACAATTTCCATAGAAAGAAAGGAAGTGAACGAGGGTAAGATGGTGCAAACTTCAATGATGGGTGGTGGGATGAAGAATAATGGTGGATGTAAAGGTGGTGGAAGAGGATCAGATGGTGGAAATGGAAGAGGTTGGAATCTCAACGAAGGAAATAATCATGGTAGAGATAAGATAGATTCTTATTACCAAAACATGATTGAAACACACCCTTTTGATGCTCTTTTGCTTGGAAATTATGCTAAATTTTTGAAGGAG GTTCGTGGAGATTATATTAAAGCAAAGGAGTATTTAGAAAGGGCAATTATGGCAAATCCTGGTGATGGTCATATTTTGTCCATCTATGGAGATTTAATATGGCAAATAGAGAAGAATGCTGCTCGAGCTCAACAATATTTTGATCAAGCTATTCAAAATGACCCGAATGATTG CTATGTCTTGGCTTCATATGCAAATTTCCTTTTGGATGctgaaaatgaagaagaaaaagaCTATCAAATTGAATCTGATCAGAGCCATCACTTTCAAGAAACTAAGCACTTCTCTCATTTAACTACAGCCTC AGGATTGTGA
- the LOC127105489 gene encoding uncharacterized protein LOC127105489 isoform X1, translated as MKLLNLPPPLFFSSFSTLPRSSSFSLSIPSHPPFNPLPSSHSTSLRRLRCRAATPDPPPPHSSDQPPGNDSTQLQNVGESLSKFQDRVQIFFAVLFWMSLFFWASAWDGRNRPNKGSRFRK; from the exons ATGAAACTTCTCAATCTCCCACCACCACTCTTCTTCTCCTCTTTCTCTACTCTCCCTCGTTCTTCCTCTTTCTCCCTCTCAATCCCTTCTCACCCTCCGTTTAATCCACTCCCTTCTTCCCACTCCACTTCTCTCCGTCGTCTTCGCTGCCGCGCCGCCACACCGGATCCTCCTCCGCCACACAGCTCTGACCAACCTCCGGGAAACGATTCAACGCAACTTCAAA ATGTTGGTGAATCCTTATCAAAATTTCAAGATAGGGTACAAATCTTCTTTGCTGTTCTTTTCTGGATGTCTCTTTTCTTTTGGGCCTCAGCTTGGGATGGAAGGAATAGACCAAACAAAGGATCAAGATTtagaaaataa
- the LOC127105489 gene encoding uncharacterized protein LOC127105489 isoform X2, whose protein sequence is MKLLNLPPPLFFSSFSTLPRSSSFSLSIPSHPPFNPLPSSHSTSLRRLRCRAATPDPPPPHSSDQPPGNDSTQLQMEGVKRNHMHLCCVGGYQKATLSIARHSGTT, encoded by the exons ATGAAACTTCTCAATCTCCCACCACCACTCTTCTTCTCCTCTTTCTCTACTCTCCCTCGTTCTTCCTCTTTCTCCCTCTCAATCCCTTCTCACCCTCCGTTTAATCCACTCCCTTCTTCCCACTCCACTTCTCTCCGTCGTCTTCGCTGCCGCGCCGCCACACCGGATCCTCCTCCGCCACACAGCTCTGACCAACCTCCGGGAAACGATTCAACGCAACTTCAAA TGGAAGGGGTTAAGCGTAACCACATGCATCTGTGTTGTGTTGGCGGATACCAAAAAGCTACATTGTCAATAGCGCGCCACAGCGGAACAACGTAG